The following proteins come from a genomic window of Aquimarina sp. MAR_2010_214:
- a CDS encoding DUF6702 family protein, with translation MNKIILLLLFVMSAPLSSFETVHKFYVSVTQVDYNAKQQSLQIISRIFVDDIEELLKQRYDESTNLDKDEESPGVDKNLTTYLNQKLRFVVNGKEVSFTFLGKEYEDDLIICYLEIENITSLETIEITNQVLMDLFEEQQNIVHVKKGNQRKSLIIEKEKGIEVLKFSE, from the coding sequence ATGAATAAAATCATACTGCTCTTACTTTTTGTGATGTCTGCTCCACTAAGCTCTTTTGAAACAGTACATAAATTTTATGTAAGTGTAACTCAAGTAGATTATAATGCAAAACAGCAGTCATTACAGATTATTTCTAGGATTTTTGTTGATGATATAGAAGAACTTCTAAAACAACGATACGATGAGTCTACTAATTTGGATAAAGATGAAGAAAGCCCGGGAGTAGATAAAAATTTGACAACATATCTTAATCAAAAACTACGATTTGTAGTGAATGGAAAGGAAGTTTCTTTTACATTTTTAGGAAAGGAATATGAAGATGATCTTATCATTTGTTATCTGGAAATAGAAAATATTACATCTTTAGAAACTATAGAAATCACAAATCAAGTTTTGATGGATCTTTTTGAAGAGCAACAGAATATTGTTCATGTTAAAAAAGGAAATCAACGCAAAAGCCTTATAATTGAGAAGGAAAAAGGCATAGAGGTGTTAAAATTTAGTGAATAA
- a CDS encoding M1 family metallopeptidase, translating to MKKILLVLSVTFLISGISYAQNQEEAKNVRELGHTNQNKFKQMYDEFATPNMYRTGSGAPGPAYYQQQADYKMDIELDDKNKKLSGKETITYTNNSPDNLEFLWVQLDQNMRAKDSKTPLIQANGVDPATTPEGFLTKFLAEPFDGGFNITAVKGSNGSPLKYTINRTMMRIEMPKDLASGEKFVFSIDWWYNINDHVNGRGRSGYEEFEDGNRAYVIAQFYPRMAVYNDVEGWQNHQFWGRGEFALPFGNFEVNITVPADHILDGTGVLVNRKEVFTKDMMSRYEAAKKSYNKPVVIVTQKEAIAKEKTFSENKKTWKLKAENVRDFGFATSRRFIWDMMAVKIGGKNIMAVSMYPKEGNPLWEDWSTKVVASTLKSYSRMTFDYPYHKAISVHAKNQGMEYPMICWNYGRPKPDGSYSDRVKYGMMSVIIHEVGHNFFPMIVNSDERQWTWMDEGLNTFIQYVAEQDFGEWYPKALGQDKKYPSRRGPARKIVPYMSGNQNFLSPIMSQSNNIHQFGPNAYSKPATGLNILRETVMGRDLFDYSFRTYAQRWMFKHPTPEDFFRTMEDASAFDLDWFWRGWFYTTDYTDIGVKEVKKYVVSKEPNKEVKDYAASVGAKIEDLGPLVYMVKEGTEEYEKIKKNGNIISDAKTLKAYLMDNFSIEERKKLKEPKFFYEITFEKPGGLVMPLIVEYTYEDGTKETITYPAEIWRKNDSQVKRAVASEKAISKIVVDPKQETADIDTSNNSWPKRKKQGKFEQFKSKVKG from the coding sequence ATGAAAAAAATACTTTTAGTCCTTTCGGTGACTTTTTTGATATCAGGTATTTCATATGCTCAAAATCAAGAAGAGGCTAAAAATGTTCGTGAATTAGGACATACTAATCAGAACAAATTTAAACAAATGTATGACGAGTTTGCAACTCCGAATATGTATAGAACAGGTTCTGGGGCTCCAGGTCCAGCATATTATCAGCAACAAGCTGATTATAAAATGGATATTGAACTTGATGATAAAAACAAGAAACTTTCTGGAAAAGAGACAATTACATATACTAATAATTCACCTGATAATTTAGAATTTCTTTGGGTGCAATTAGATCAGAATATGCGAGCTAAAGACTCTAAGACTCCTTTAATTCAAGCAAATGGAGTTGATCCAGCAACTACCCCTGAAGGTTTTTTAACTAAATTCCTTGCAGAACCTTTTGATGGTGGATTTAATATTACTGCTGTAAAAGGTAGCAATGGAAGTCCACTTAAATATACAATCAATAGAACGATGATGCGTATAGAGATGCCTAAAGATTTGGCATCTGGTGAGAAGTTTGTATTCTCAATTGATTGGTGGTATAACATTAATGATCATGTAAATGGTAGAGGTAGATCTGGATATGAAGAATTCGAAGATGGAAACAGAGCATATGTTATCGCTCAATTTTACCCTCGTATGGCTGTATATAATGATGTTGAAGGATGGCAAAACCACCAGTTTTGGGGTAGAGGAGAATTTGCATTACCATTTGGTAACTTCGAAGTAAATATTACCGTTCCTGCAGATCATATTTTGGATGGAACCGGAGTATTAGTGAATAGAAAAGAAGTATTTACAAAAGATATGATGAGTCGCTATGAAGCAGCAAAGAAATCATATAATAAACCAGTTGTTATTGTTACCCAAAAAGAAGCTATAGCAAAAGAAAAGACATTTTCTGAAAATAAGAAAACATGGAAATTAAAAGCCGAAAATGTACGTGACTTTGGTTTTGCTACTTCCAGAAGATTTATTTGGGATATGATGGCGGTTAAAATTGGAGGAAAAAATATAATGGCTGTTTCAATGTATCCTAAAGAAGGAAACCCTCTTTGGGAAGATTGGTCAACAAAAGTAGTTGCCAGTACATTAAAATCGTATAGCCGAATGACTTTTGATTACCCTTATCACAAGGCAATCTCTGTACATGCAAAAAATCAAGGAATGGAATATCCTATGATTTGCTGGAACTACGGAAGACCAAAACCTGATGGTAGCTATAGCGATCGTGTAAAATATGGAATGATGAGTGTTATTATACACGAAGTAGGCCATAACTTTTTTCCAATGATTGTAAATAGTGATGAGCGCCAATGGACTTGGATGGATGAAGGTCTTAATACTTTTATACAATACGTTGCCGAACAAGATTTTGGAGAATGGTATCCAAAAGCATTAGGACAAGACAAAAAGTATCCATCTCGTCGCGGACCTGCACGAAAAATTGTGCCTTATATGAGTGGAAATCAAAATTTCCTGTCACCAATTATGTCTCAATCCAATAACATTCACCAATTTGGACCTAATGCCTATTCAAAACCAGCAACAGGTTTAAATATTTTGAGAGAAACTGTAATGGGTAGGGATCTTTTTGATTATTCATTTAGAACATATGCTCAACGATGGATGTTTAAACACCCAACACCAGAAGACTTTTTTAGAACTATGGAAGATGCTTCTGCTTTTGATTTAGATTGGTTTTGGAGAGGGTGGTTCTATACTACAGACTATACAGATATCGGAGTGAAAGAAGTGAAGAAATATGTGGTTTCTAAAGAACCAAATAAGGAAGTAAAAGATTATGCAGCTTCTGTAGGTGCTAAAATAGAAGATCTAGGGCCACTTGTATATATGGTAAAAGAAGGAACTGAAGAATATGAGAAAATCAAAAAGAACGGAAATATTATTAGTGATGCCAAAACCTTAAAAGCATATCTAATGGATAATTTTTCTATAGAAGAAAGAAAAAAACTTAAAGAACCTAAATTTTTCTATGAAATTACTTTTGAGAAGCCAGGCGGACTTGTAATGCCATTGATTGTTGAATACACTTATGAAGACGGAACAAAAGAAACTATAACGTATCCTGCAGAGATTTGGAGAAAGAACGATAGTCAAGTGAAAAGAGCTGTTGCTTCTGAGAAAGCAATTTCTAAGATAGTGGTTGATCCTAAACAAGAAACCGCAGATATTGATACTTCTAATAACAGTTGGCCAAAAAGAAAGAAACAAGGAAAATTCGAGCAATTTAAAAGCAAAGTGAAAGGGTAA
- a CDS encoding twin-arginine translocase TatA/TatE family subunit, giving the protein MTTLPLFISGTEIAFIVFILVMVFGADKIPEIARGLGKGMRIVKDATNDIKTEITKSAEKHGIDTDIPTSITSDIKKEIDQVKDDIDKVTGPIKRKF; this is encoded by the coding sequence ATGACAACTTTACCTTTATTTATTAGCGGAACCGAAATAGCCTTTATTGTTTTTATATTGGTAATGGTGTTTGGAGCAGATAAAATTCCCGAGATTGCGCGAGGGTTAGGTAAAGGGATGCGTATAGTTAAAGACGCTACCAATGATATCAAAACCGAGATCACCAAAAGTGCAGAAAAGCACGGTATTGATACCGATATTCCTACTTCTATTACATCTGATATAAAAAAAGAGATCGATCAGGTCAAAGATGATATTGATAAAGTTACTGGTCCAATAAAACGCAAATTCTAA
- a CDS encoding S8/S53 family peptidase — translation MKKITLLTLGLIFVFSCSKENPNEIVEPNSEISESQKTLSVSEVNKYIEGELKQNGDVNWMKAPSVVLWSAVVHGGEVLSVGYGEKGESFSSKKSSRLNKARENVYHIIQSKEGASKSSSVVSEDEILNVTDVKVTSLETIKSLQKADQIRYLDPIGYGFYLQEDISNQQKSAGCSKSGESINSGDYRVISPNARLPWNFDVHKVPQAWNYSTGAGITVGLIDTGISASQNLLGNGFNDGASNGRFVQRFGTFIDSPWWWSNNLDGPNDKCGHGTSMASVIASPRNDDFMPLGVAYNCNLVAYRGTEDVVLNDYHERKGVSNALKGLGKRGDVKIISMSVGYPWSIGNVKDAVKYAYGKGKMIIAAGGTSTTFTNWYGVIFPASMSETVAVTGIKDNGYNRCNICHDGSKIDFTIVMQRAGDSNRNVPVLGFNTGTQAYVGGSSIATATAAGIAALVWARNPNISRNQVLDKLKRAGEFYPNRNSKFGYGNIDALKAVQ, via the coding sequence ATGAAAAAAATTACTCTTCTAACCTTAGGACTAATTTTTGTATTTTCTTGCTCTAAAGAAAATCCAAATGAAATTGTAGAACCAAATTCTGAAATTTCTGAATCTCAAAAAACACTTTCTGTATCAGAAGTTAATAAGTATATCGAAGGCGAATTAAAACAAAATGGTGATGTAAACTGGATGAAAGCACCATCGGTTGTGTTGTGGAGTGCTGTAGTACATGGAGGAGAAGTTTTAAGTGTTGGTTATGGAGAAAAAGGAGAAAGTTTCTCTAGCAAAAAGTCATCTAGACTTAATAAGGCAAGAGAAAATGTATATCATATTATACAGTCTAAAGAGGGAGCGAGTAAATCTAGTTCTGTAGTGTCTGAAGATGAAATACTTAATGTAACTGATGTGAAAGTTACTAGTTTAGAGACCATTAAATCCTTACAAAAAGCAGATCAAATTCGTTATTTGGATCCAATAGGATACGGTTTTTACTTGCAAGAAGATATTTCAAACCAACAGAAATCTGCTGGGTGTAGTAAAAGTGGGGAATCTATAAATAGCGGGGATTATAGAGTAATTTCACCTAATGCACGATTACCTTGGAATTTTGATGTTCATAAAGTACCACAGGCCTGGAATTATAGTACAGGGGCAGGTATTACTGTTGGTTTGATTGATACAGGAATTTCTGCAAGTCAGAATTTACTTGGTAATGGGTTTAACGATGGAGCTTCTAATGGAAGATTTGTACAACGATTTGGAACTTTTATCGACTCTCCATGGTGGTGGTCTAATAATCTTGATGGCCCAAATGATAAATGTGGTCATGGAACTTCTATGGCATCAGTAATAGCGTCACCACGTAATGATGATTTTATGCCACTAGGTGTAGCATATAATTGTAACTTGGTTGCTTATAGAGGGACAGAAGATGTGGTGTTAAATGATTATCATGAACGCAAAGGGGTTAGTAATGCTCTAAAAGGACTAGGGAAAAGAGGGGATGTTAAAATTATTTCTATGTCTGTTGGATATCCTTGGTCTATAGGTAATGTAAAAGATGCTGTAAAATACGCTTACGGAAAAGGAAAAATGATAATTGCTGCTGGAGGAACTTCGACTACGTTTACAAATTGGTATGGTGTTATTTTTCCGGCAAGTATGTCAGAGACTGTTGCGGTTACAGGAATAAAAGATAATGGATATAATCGCTGTAATATCTGTCATGATGGGAGTAAAATTGATTTTACCATCGTAATGCAAAGAGCAGGAGATTCTAATAGAAATGTACCCGTATTAGGGTTTAATACAGGAACTCAAGCTTATGTAGGAGGGTCTTCTATAGCAACAGCTACTGCAGCAGGAATCGCAGCTTTGGTATGGGCACGTAATCCTAATATATCTAGAAATCAAGTGCTTGATAAGTTAAAGAGAGCAGGGGAATTCTATCCTAATCGTAATTCTAAATTTGGTTATGGTAATATTGATGCTTTAAAAGCGGTTCAATAA
- a CDS encoding O-methyltransferase, giving the protein MHFIPEALDTYVVDHTQKEPELLQQLQRETYQKVLQPRMLSGPYQGRVLSMLSKLIHPKNILEIGTYTGYSAICLAEGMQKDGELHTIDINEELEDFQRKYFDLSPYGKQIHQHIGDATEIIPNLDMKFDLVFIDADKPNYPTYFELIINKMNSGGVILSDNVLWNGKVIEKVDDEDISTKALLEYNTLLVEDKRIETVLLPIRDGLTISRVL; this is encoded by the coding sequence ATGCACTTCATCCCAGAAGCACTAGACACTTATGTAGTAGATCATACTCAAAAAGAACCTGAATTACTACAACAACTTCAGAGAGAAACTTACCAAAAAGTTCTTCAACCACGTATGCTTAGCGGCCCTTATCAAGGACGTGTTTTGAGTATGCTATCCAAACTTATTCACCCAAAAAACATATTAGAAATAGGAACATATACAGGGTATTCTGCTATATGTCTAGCCGAAGGAATGCAAAAAGATGGAGAATTGCATACTATTGACATTAATGAGGAGTTAGAAGATTTTCAAAGAAAATATTTTGACCTTTCTCCTTACGGAAAACAAATTCATCAACATATTGGTGATGCTACCGAAATTATTCCAAATCTGGATATGAAATTTGATCTGGTATTTATAGATGCTGATAAACCTAATTACCCTACTTATTTTGAATTGATTATTAATAAAATGAATTCTGGAGGTGTGATTTTATCTGATAATGTACTGTGGAATGGCAAAGTAATCGAAAAAGTTGACGACGAAGATATTTCAACAAAAGCACTTTTAGAATACAATACACTTTTGGTTGAAGATAAGCGAATAGAAACTGTATTATTACCTATTAGAGATGGGTTAACTATTAGCAGAGTATTATAA
- a CDS encoding amidohydrolase family protein, with product MKRKLRINGHSHLLPYPEEIPQFMKDKEIFWVDDERKYMLQKGWKRPVTHSSFFLDDKLEWMERYKIDHAVVLNLSQLYGNGLRLEEMKHALRFQNDYNARIQQDHPDKFSCGFVIHPGFINGALWEMERCVEELGMHVLCLPTHFMDSIGQWRCIFDEENDPIFELADKYKLAIEVHPYDGDKMIKLENVSWRFHLVWMLAQCGDAYHFYTLNGMQTRYPNIRTCFAHGGQLAQMNLGRRIQGFDGRPDLFKGKQHPRKAVGHPNIYFDTLVHDTDSLKLTVERQGSRQVIMGLDDPYPLGEMESEPQSSYPGKILDLALERNIITTEEYDDIWEDNVLRWLFGDNEKAKQDLIDKILGKEKVH from the coding sequence ATGAAAAGAAAACTTCGCATAAACGGTCATTCGCATTTACTGCCGTACCCAGAAGAGATTCCTCAGTTCATGAAAGACAAAGAGATTTTTTGGGTAGATGATGAACGTAAGTACATGTTACAAAAAGGGTGGAAACGCCCAGTTACTCACTCTAGCTTTTTTCTGGATGACAAGCTAGAATGGATGGAGCGCTATAAAATTGATCATGCAGTGGTACTAAACCTTTCTCAATTATACGGTAATGGTTTACGTCTCGAAGAAATGAAGCATGCATTACGGTTTCAAAATGATTATAATGCCCGCATACAACAAGATCATCCAGATAAGTTCTCTTGTGGTTTTGTAATACATCCAGGGTTTATTAATGGCGCACTATGGGAAATGGAACGCTGTGTAGAAGAATTAGGAATGCATGTACTATGCTTACCAACCCATTTTATGGATTCTATTGGCCAATGGCGATGTATTTTTGATGAGGAAAATGACCCTATTTTTGAACTAGCAGATAAATATAAATTAGCTATAGAAGTTCATCCCTATGATGGTGATAAAATGATCAAATTAGAAAATGTTTCCTGGCGTTTTCACTTGGTATGGATGCTTGCCCAATGTGGTGATGCTTATCACTTTTATACTCTTAACGGAATGCAAACTCGCTACCCAAATATAAGAACTTGCTTTGCTCATGGAGGGCAACTAGCACAAATGAATTTAGGAAGACGTATCCAGGGGTTTGATGGAAGACCGGACCTTTTTAAAGGAAAACAGCATCCACGAAAAGCTGTAGGTCATCCTAATATATACTTTGACACTTTGGTGCACGATACTGATTCATTAAAATTAACAGTAGAACGACAAGGTAGTAGGCAAGTTATTATGGGATTAGATGATCCATATCCGCTAGGAGAAATGGAAAGTGAGCCGCAATCTTCTTATCCTGGAAAAATACTGGATTTAGCATTGGAACGAAATATCATAACTACAGAAGAATATGATGATATCTGGGAAGATAATGTTTTACGTTGGTTATTTGGAGACAATGAAAAAGCAAAACAAGATTTGATTGATAAAATTTTAGGTAAAGAAAAAGTTCATTAG
- a CDS encoding 3-hydroxyanthranilate 3,4-dioxygenase, translated as MSNLVSPLNFKAWIDEHRHLLKPPVGNKCVWKDGDFIVMVVGGPNNRKDYHYNETPEFFYQVEGDMVLKIIDNGEPKDVHIKEGDIYLLPPKVPHSPQRGANTVGLVIEYPREEKMMDALEWYCENCNTQLYREEFALDNIETDMPIIFDTYYSDKTKCTCSNCGSVMEAPKKKK; from the coding sequence ATGAGCAATCTAGTTTCACCATTAAATTTTAAAGCCTGGATAGACGAGCATCGTCATTTATTAAAACCTCCGGTTGGCAACAAATGTGTATGGAAAGATGGAGACTTTATCGTAATGGTAGTTGGAGGGCCAAACAATAGAAAAGATTATCATTATAATGAAACACCAGAGTTTTTCTATCAGGTAGAAGGCGATATGGTATTAAAAATAATAGATAATGGAGAACCTAAAGATGTTCATATCAAAGAAGGTGATATTTATCTATTACCACCCAAAGTTCCGCATTCTCCACAACGAGGAGCAAATACAGTTGGTTTGGTAATTGAATATCCCCGAGAAGAAAAAATGATGGATGCCTTGGAGTGGTATTGTGAAAATTGTAATACACAATTGTATAGAGAAGAGTTTGCATTAGATAATATAGAGACTGATATGCCTATAATTTTTGACACATATTATAGTGACAAAACAAAATGCACTTGTTCTAATTGCGGAAGTGTAATGGAAGCACCAAAAAAGAAAAAATAA
- a CDS encoding SDR family oxidoreductase yields MNLNLTHKNALVCGSTQGIGKATAKQLAELGANITLVARNEEKLQHVLTELATDQGQSHNYIVADFQNPESLQQKISAAQQVFHILINNTGGPAGGPVFNASLKEFERAFTQHLKCNHILAQTVVPGMKKEGYGRIINIISTSVKQPLNGLGVSNTIRGAVANWSKTLANELGAFGITVNNILPGATATERLNEIINNKAIKLGKSIEEVSNTMKNEVPTKRFADPKEIANAVAFLASEAASYINGINLPVDGGRTKSL; encoded by the coding sequence ATGAATCTAAACCTAACTCATAAAAATGCATTAGTTTGCGGAAGTACTCAAGGTATTGGAAAAGCAACTGCCAAACAATTGGCCGAATTAGGAGCTAATATCACTTTAGTTGCCCGGAACGAAGAAAAACTTCAACATGTTCTAACAGAATTAGCAACAGATCAAGGGCAATCACATAATTATATCGTAGCAGATTTTCAGAATCCTGAAAGTTTACAACAAAAAATCTCTGCTGCACAGCAAGTTTTTCATATTTTAATAAATAATACCGGCGGACCTGCTGGAGGACCAGTATTTAATGCCTCTCTAAAAGAATTCGAACGCGCCTTTACCCAACACCTGAAATGTAATCATATCCTCGCACAAACTGTTGTACCTGGAATGAAAAAAGAAGGATATGGAAGAATAATCAATATTATTTCCACCTCGGTAAAACAACCATTGAATGGGTTAGGTGTTTCTAATACTATACGAGGTGCAGTTGCAAACTGGTCTAAAACATTAGCTAATGAGTTAGGTGCATTTGGAATTACTGTAAACAATATATTACCAGGTGCTACTGCAACAGAACGATTAAATGAAATTATTAATAATAAAGCAATAAAACTAGGTAAATCCATAGAAGAGGTTTCTAATACTATGAAAAATGAAGTCCCAACTAAACGATTTGCCGATCCAAAAGAAATAGCCAATGCTGTGGCATTTTTGGCATCAGAGGCTGCATCTTATATCAACGGAATAAACCTTCCTGTTGATGGAGGAAGGACAAAGTCCTTATAG
- a CDS encoding aldehyde dehydrogenase, translating to MKKIKNYINGEFKAPVQDQWIDNYNPSTGDIYSLIPNSSAADVQVAYEAAAQAFPTWSETPLQQRSEILARIASLITENLDQLAQAEAIDNGKPLSLSTSVDIPRASSNFQFFANAITQFASEAHESTGLNAINFTLRQSIGVVGCISPWNLPLYLFTWKIAPALAAGNTVVAKPSEITPMTAYLLGDICTKAGLPKGVLNIVHGLGNTTGQAIIEHPNIKAISFTGGTATGAHIAKTAAPMFKKLSLELGGKNPNLIFADCDYDKMLSTTIRSSFANQGQICLCGSRIFIERTIYDKFKTDFIAKTKALKVGAPLDPETNLGALVSKSHLEKVKSYIDIAKEEGGTILCGGNYVTVNGYEKGYYLQPTIIEVNSTDCRLAQEEIFGPVVTIMPFDTDDEALAMANDVRYGLSCTIWTNNLNRSMHLAKHIQAGIVWINTWMMRDLRTAFGGTKDSGVGREGGFEALRFFTEPKNVCIQY from the coding sequence ATGAAAAAAATTAAAAACTATATTAATGGGGAGTTCAAAGCTCCTGTACAAGACCAGTGGATAGATAATTACAATCCATCTACTGGTGATATATATAGTTTAATTCCTAACTCTTCAGCTGCAGATGTACAGGTCGCTTATGAAGCCGCAGCACAAGCATTTCCTACTTGGTCAGAAACCCCATTACAACAACGTAGTGAAATCTTAGCCAGGATAGCCTCGTTGATAACAGAAAATTTGGATCAACTTGCTCAAGCAGAGGCTATAGATAATGGCAAACCTTTAAGCCTATCGACCAGTGTAGATATCCCAAGAGCGTCTTCTAACTTTCAATTTTTTGCGAATGCAATTACACAATTTGCAAGTGAAGCACATGAGAGCACAGGTTTAAATGCTATTAATTTTACCCTAAGACAATCTATAGGTGTAGTGGGTTGTATTTCTCCATGGAATTTACCACTCTATTTATTTACCTGGAAAATTGCTCCGGCATTGGCCGCTGGTAATACGGTAGTGGCCAAACCAAGTGAAATCACACCGATGACAGCCTATTTGCTAGGTGACATCTGCACTAAAGCAGGACTACCAAAAGGTGTTTTAAATATTGTTCATGGTTTAGGAAATACTACAGGACAGGCTATAATAGAACATCCGAATATTAAAGCTATCTCATTTACAGGAGGAACAGCAACAGGCGCACATATTGCCAAAACCGCTGCTCCAATGTTTAAAAAACTATCCCTTGAATTAGGAGGTAAAAATCCAAATTTGATTTTTGCAGACTGTGACTATGATAAAATGCTTAGTACAACAATAAGATCATCATTTGCCAATCAAGGACAAATATGTCTCTGTGGTTCTCGAATATTTATTGAACGAACTATTTATGATAAGTTTAAAACAGATTTTATCGCAAAAACCAAAGCATTAAAAGTTGGCGCTCCACTTGACCCAGAAACGAACTTAGGAGCATTAGTTTCAAAATCACATCTGGAAAAAGTAAAATCATATATCGATATCGCAAAAGAAGAAGGAGGCACTATTCTTTGTGGTGGTAATTATGTAACGGTAAATGGCTATGAAAAAGGGTATTATTTACAACCAACAATAATCGAAGTCAACTCTACAGATTGTAGATTGGCTCAAGAAGAAATTTTTGGGCCTGTGGTTACAATCATGCCATTTGACACCGATGATGAAGCTTTGGCCATGGCAAATGATGTACGCTACGGGTTATCCTGCACAATTTGGACAAATAACTTAAATAGAAGTATGCATTTAGCAAAACATATACAAGCTGGTATTGTTTGGATAAATACATGGATGATGCGTGATTTACGTACTGCATTTGGAGGCACTAAAGACTCTGGCGTTGGTAGAGAAGGTGGATTTGAGGCCTTAAGATTTTTTACCGAACCCAAAAATGTCTGTATACAATATTAA
- a CDS encoding IclR family transcriptional regulator — translation MSNATDKKILNTSVEKAFNILDCFSTDTIELGVTEIAKLMHTNKSAVYRMLATMEALNVIQQNTENGKYRLGLKLFELGQKVSINKNFISKARPFMEELVKRAGETAHLAIHKNQKVYFLDKVVGRHDLQINSQIGTERPLHCTGLGKIMLAFVEHDYKKIIKNLDLESVTKNTITDKQKLITEVENIKNNGFALDLEENEIGLVCVAVPVFNTKGKFIAAISTSGPSARFNENEIQTYTGDLKQTAEQLKYIFS, via the coding sequence ATGAGTAATGCCACTGATAAAAAAATTCTAAATACTTCTGTTGAAAAAGCATTCAATATTCTAGACTGCTTTTCTACAGATACAATAGAATTGGGTGTTACCGAAATTGCAAAGCTAATGCACACTAATAAAAGTGCAGTATACAGGATGTTAGCAACTATGGAAGCTCTTAATGTAATTCAACAGAATACAGAAAATGGAAAGTATAGGCTAGGGCTTAAGTTATTCGAATTAGGACAAAAAGTAAGTATCAATAAAAATTTTATATCTAAGGCAAGACCATTCATGGAAGAATTGGTAAAACGTGCTGGCGAGACCGCTCATTTAGCTATTCATAAAAATCAAAAAGTATATTTCTTAGATAAAGTTGTAGGAAGGCACGATTTACAAATCAACTCACAAATTGGCACAGAAAGACCATTACATTGTACTGGATTAGGGAAAATTATGCTCGCGTTTGTAGAGCACGATTATAAAAAAATTATTAAAAATCTTGATTTAGAATCAGTCACTAAAAACACAATAACTGATAAACAAAAATTAATCACCGAAGTTGAGAATATTAAAAACAATGGTTTTGCTTTGGATCTGGAAGAAAATGAAATCGGATTAGTATGTGTTGCTGTTCCTGTTTTTAATACTAAAGGAAAGTTTATTGCCGCAATAAGTACTTCTGGTCCTTCGGCTAGATTTAATGAAAACGAAATTCAAACTTATACAGGAGATTTAAAACAAACGGCTGAGCAGTTAAAATACATTTTCAGTTAA
- a CDS encoding RidA family protein gives MNKGKLIHGKATPRGKFPHVKRVGDFIYVSGTSSRRPDNSFEGVEVDEFGTTNLDIKTQTKAVLENINDILKEEGANLKDIVDVTSFLVNMNDFGGYNEVYAQYFDYDGPTRTTVAVHQLPHPHLLVEIKVVAYKKQN, from the coding sequence ATGAACAAAGGAAAATTAATACACGGTAAAGCCACTCCAAGAGGCAAGTTTCCGCATGTAAAACGTGTTGGTGATTTTATATATGTTTCAGGTACAAGTTCCAGAAGACCAGATAATTCATTCGAAGGTGTAGAAGTAGATGAATTTGGAACAACAAATCTAGATATCAAAACACAAACAAAAGCTGTTCTTGAAAACATTAATGATATTTTAAAAGAAGAAGGTGCTAATCTAAAAGATATTGTCGATGTGACTTCTTTTTTAGTCAATATGAACGATTTTGGTGGTTATAATGAGGTCTATGCTCAATATTTTGATTATGACGGGCCAACAAGAACCACCGTAGCTGTACATCAATTGCCGCATCCTCATTTATTGGTAGAAATAAAGGTAGTTGCCTATAAAAAACAAAACTAA